In Caldicellulosiruptor obsidiansis OB47, a single window of DNA contains:
- a CDS encoding stage V sporulation protein S — MEVLKVAATSKPQKVAGALTAVIKEKRVAELQAVGAGAVNQAVKAIAIARGKVAPNGIDLIVIPAFSEIDIDGEERTAIKFIVQAR, encoded by the coding sequence ATGGAAGTTCTAAAAGTTGCAGCAACGTCAAAACCACAAAAAGTGGCAGGAGCTCTGACTGCAGTTATAAAGGAAAAAAGAGTTGCTGAGCTTCAAGCAGTTGGAGCAGGTGCTGTAAACCAAGCTGTCAAGGCTATTGCAATTGCAAGAGGGAAAGTAGCGCCAAATGGTATTGATTTGATTGTAATACCTGCGTTTTCAGAGATTGATATCGACGGTGAAGAAAGAACGGCAATAAAGTTTATAGTCCAAGCAAGATAA
- the ftsY gene encoding signal recognition particle-docking protein FtsY — protein MGFFDRLREGLSKTKKNFTEKVESLLKSFKQVDDELFEELEEILVLSDVGVKTSQKIIENLKERVKKEKISDSQAIKEILKEEMLNIIDLENKLNEEYPLIILMVGVNGVGKTTSIGKIANLLKSNGKKVLIVAADTFRAAAAEQLEIWAKRVGCDIIKHVEGADPAAVVFDGIQAMRARKADVLIVDTAGRLHTKKNLIEELKKINRVINQQMPEANKETLLVIDATTGQNALNQAKEFNQAVNISGIVLTKLDGTAKGGIVISICDELKIPVKFVGVGEKIDDLQYFNAKEFVDALFEN, from the coding sequence ATGGGATTTTTTGATAGACTTAGAGAAGGTCTTTCAAAGACCAAAAAGAATTTTACTGAAAAAGTCGAAAGCTTATTAAAATCATTCAAGCAAGTAGACGATGAACTTTTTGAAGAACTTGAAGAGATTTTGGTACTCTCAGATGTTGGTGTTAAAACATCTCAAAAAATAATAGAAAATCTTAAAGAAAGAGTTAAGAAAGAAAAAATTTCTGATAGCCAGGCTATAAAAGAAATTTTAAAAGAAGAGATGCTCAATATTATTGATCTTGAAAACAAATTAAATGAAGAGTATCCCCTCATAATCCTGATGGTTGGCGTAAACGGTGTGGGTAAGACAACATCCATAGGTAAAATTGCAAATCTTTTAAAATCAAATGGTAAAAAGGTTTTAATTGTGGCAGCAGACACATTTAGAGCAGCAGCTGCAGAACAGCTTGAGATTTGGGCAAAAAGGGTTGGGTGTGACATTATAAAGCATGTGGAAGGTGCAGACCCGGCAGCTGTTGTGTTCGATGGTATCCAAGCAATGAGGGCAAGAAAAGCTGATGTTTTAATAGTAGACACGGCTGGAAGACTTCATACCAAGAAAAACTTGATTGAGGAGCTAAAAAAGATTAACCGGGTGATAAATCAGCAAATGCCAGAAGCCAACAAGGAGACTTTGCTTGTAATTGATGCAACAACCGGTCAAAATGCGCTAAATCAAGCAAAAGAATTTAACCAGGCAGTCAATATTTCTGGAATTGTACTTACAAAGCTTGATGGTACAGCAAAAGGTGGTATCGTAATTTCCATCTGTGATGAGCTCAAGATTCCGGTAAAGTTTGTAGGTGTGGGTGAAAAGATAGATGATCTTCAGTATTTTAACGCAAAAGAATTTGTAGATGCTCTTTTTGAAAACTAA
- a CDS encoding Crp/Fnr family transcriptional regulator, which translates to MQYEKVCQSKLFKMMDQSEIKEILDSFHILKKDFEKDQVIVLEGDECNFIGLILSGMVEVKKSSVSGKEYTITTLSQGDTFGEAAIFSSANSFPATIVSKTRTEVIFIPKHAIIEMCKKNEKFLHNFLNLLSDRILLLNTKLKENTLSTLRQKICNFLIEEYKKQKTTKLKLNLTKQELAKIFNVQRPSLSRELIKMKEDGLIDFWGKEIWIKNLEKIEDYLYEDA; encoded by the coding sequence ATGCAGTATGAAAAGGTATGTCAAAGCAAGCTGTTTAAGATGATGGACCAAAGCGAAATAAAAGAGATATTAGATTCCTTTCATATTCTTAAAAAGGATTTTGAAAAAGACCAGGTAATTGTACTTGAAGGTGACGAATGTAACTTTATAGGACTTATACTTAGCGGAATGGTCGAAGTGAAGAAAAGCTCTGTCTCAGGTAAAGAATATACCATAACTACATTGTCACAAGGCGATACGTTTGGTGAAGCTGCCATATTTTCTTCGGCAAACAGTTTTCCTGCGACAATTGTTTCAAAGACTAGAACAGAGGTTATATTTATTCCAAAGCATGCCATAATTGAGATGTGCAAAAAGAACGAAAAGTTTTTACACAACTTTTTAAACCTTCTTTCAGATAGAATCCTTCTCTTGAACACTAAACTTAAAGAAAATACCCTCTCTACTTTGAGACAAAAGATTTGTAATTTTTTAATTGAAGAGTACAAAAAACAAAAAACTACAAAATTAAAACTTAATTTGACAAAGCAAGAGCTTGCTAAAATTTTTAATGTGCAAAGGCCTTCACTTTCAAGAGAGCTTATAAAAATGAAAGAAGATGGACTAATTGATTTTTGGGGAAAAGAGATCTGGATCAAAAATTTAGAAAAGATAGAGGATTATCTTTACGAAGATGCATAA
- the smc gene encoding chromosome segregation protein SMC encodes MYIKWLEIYGFKSFCEKTRIELQKGITAIVGPNGCGKSNITDAIRWALGEQSLKILRAAKQEDLIFAGTEKRKSQGFAEVSICFDNSNGILPIDYQEVVITRRLFRSGESEFFINKTPCRLKDVYELFLDSGLGKDGYSVISQGKVDEIINARPVERYRIFEEACGITKYKYRKEETERKLKTTEENIQRLQDVMFELSTQLEEIKPDVQKAKIYLQINQKLQSLKKEKYVYEYNLTGRRYNDLLFKEKQLNEELEKFVHLRKEFEESINQSKLQMDMLNKHIEQTKLSYNDIKNELTEATTHLKFLKKQLENKQQLKEDLSSQILQLERQKEELKKSIEELQKGISEKEEEHRSILEVHTKLQKQIAALKENITEVEVEIQKKETELIECISQIEKFNQKLNGILHLSTTLENRKEKIIEQTNAILSELEKLTVAQDTKKSKLMELDNERKKLVILLEDLNQQISEKEGHLANIRNLVDDLSKQLIKKQERLSVLRMMEESYEGYSKTIKEIFKRVKNLPICLYGTVGSLISVKREYLKAIETALSTSLQHLVVKNEDDAKRIIEIAKNEKLGKVTIIPVDVISVLAQKEDINADGFLGFADEFVDVNDELRKVVEFLLGRTLVFDTIDKAIEYQKKVGYKARCVTLSGELISPGGVFVGGEKKADFSLLGRKVEKEELEVDVKNLLSKLEEMDKLIVESSKVLYDLKTAKQEAEENLNDLLSKMNELEREIDMYDYKIKQLAQNKDALENEKNLIFEQLITLEYDIKSSQENLKSLKKSKEELEKDTSNLKTVLNKLKEDYNILDSKFTKAIEDKNKIEAEISILNHKLETQSYSMAEVENRKIRCFNEKEKCEKEIKDIEEQIYHTSAEIEEKKKKVEEFKSSLQSFDKDYLELSERYNSEQKRLSETLSKIQEIEKKLGQIALEKHDHENYMKNIKEKYFETFNEEIHTSNREIFWSKEKEDELERCTAALSELGEVKLYSIDQEKRLQERMQFLQKQIEDLQKTTDELKRLISHLEKNMKEIFLENFEKIKSLFSEIFFELFGGGSCDLKLIGQDGELGVDIDVKPPGKKLQNINLLSGGEKALVAIALLFAFLTFKGSLLCILDEIDSSLDEANVQRFAQYIKNLNSQSQIIIVTHRKPTMEIADILYGVTMEERGVSKILSLNIEKIQKG; translated from the coding sequence ATGTACATAAAATGGCTTGAAATCTATGGTTTTAAGTCTTTTTGCGAAAAAACAAGAATTGAACTTCAAAAAGGAATTACAGCTATTGTTGGACCTAATGGATGTGGAAAGAGCAATATTACTGATGCAATAAGGTGGGCTTTGGGCGAGCAGAGTTTAAAAATTTTGCGTGCAGCAAAACAAGAAGACCTTATTTTTGCCGGCACAGAAAAAAGAAAATCTCAGGGTTTTGCTGAGGTTTCTATATGTTTTGATAACTCAAACGGGATTCTTCCCATTGATTATCAAGAAGTTGTGATAACAAGAAGGCTTTTTAGAAGTGGTGAGAGCGAATTTTTTATAAACAAAACTCCTTGCAGATTGAAAGATGTATATGAACTTTTTCTTGACTCCGGGCTGGGAAAAGACGGATATTCTGTTATATCTCAAGGTAAGGTTGACGAAATAATAAATGCGAGGCCTGTTGAGAGGTATAGGATTTTTGAAGAAGCGTGTGGAATTACAAAGTATAAGTACAGAAAAGAAGAAACAGAAAGAAAGCTTAAAACCACAGAGGAGAACATTCAAAGACTTCAAGATGTAATGTTTGAACTGAGCACACAGCTGGAGGAAATTAAGCCTGATGTGCAAAAAGCAAAGATATATCTTCAAATAAATCAAAAACTTCAGAGTTTGAAAAAAGAAAAGTATGTTTATGAGTATAACTTGACAGGCAGAAGATATAATGATTTGCTCTTTAAAGAAAAGCAATTAAATGAAGAACTTGAAAAGTTTGTACACTTAAGAAAAGAATTTGAAGAAAGTATAAATCAAAGCAAGTTGCAAATGGATATGCTAAATAAGCATATAGAACAAACAAAACTATCTTATAATGATATAAAAAATGAACTTACAGAGGCTACTACTCACCTGAAATTTCTAAAAAAGCAGCTTGAAAACAAGCAGCAACTTAAGGAGGATTTATCAAGTCAGATTTTACAGCTTGAGAGGCAAAAGGAGGAATTAAAAAAGAGCATTGAGGAATTACAAAAAGGTATTTCCGAAAAAGAAGAAGAGCATAGAAGTATTTTAGAAGTTCATACAAAATTACAAAAGCAGATTGCAGCTTTAAAAGAAAATATTACAGAAGTAGAAGTAGAAATCCAAAAGAAAGAAACTGAGTTAATTGAATGCATATCCCAGATAGAAAAGTTTAACCAAAAATTAAATGGGATTTTGCATTTGTCGACTACTTTAGAAAATAGAAAAGAGAAAATAATTGAGCAGACAAATGCTATTTTAAGTGAACTTGAAAAATTGACTGTTGCACAAGATACAAAAAAATCAAAACTTATGGAATTAGATAATGAAAGGAAAAAGCTTGTTATTTTACTTGAAGATTTAAACCAGCAGATATCAGAAAAAGAGGGTCATCTTGCCAACATCAGAAATTTAGTAGATGATCTTTCAAAACAGCTGATAAAAAAGCAGGAAAGATTAAGTGTTTTAAGAATGATGGAAGAAAGTTATGAAGGATACAGCAAAACAATCAAGGAAATTTTCAAACGAGTAAAAAATCTTCCCATTTGCCTGTATGGAACAGTGGGAAGTTTGATATCTGTTAAAAGAGAGTATTTAAAAGCTATTGAAACAGCACTGAGCACTTCTTTGCAACACCTTGTTGTGAAAAATGAAGATGATGCAAAAAGAATAATAGAGATAGCAAAAAACGAAAAACTTGGTAAGGTTACAATTATTCCGGTTGATGTTATTTCGGTTTTGGCTCAAAAAGAAGATATTAATGCAGATGGTTTTTTGGGCTTTGCAGATGAGTTCGTTGATGTAAATGACGAATTGAGAAAGGTAGTAGAATTTTTACTTGGTCGTACCTTAGTTTTTGATACTATTGACAAAGCTATAGAATATCAAAAAAAGGTAGGATATAAGGCAAGGTGTGTTACACTTTCGGGAGAGCTGATTTCTCCCGGTGGAGTTTTTGTTGGTGGTGAGAAGAAAGCTGATTTTTCTCTTCTGGGAAGGAAAGTGGAAAAAGAAGAGTTGGAAGTAGATGTCAAGAACCTTTTGTCCAAGCTTGAGGAAATGGATAAATTGATTGTAGAAAGTAGCAAAGTATTGTATGATCTGAAAACTGCGAAGCAAGAAGCGGAAGAAAACTTAAATGATTTATTGTCGAAAATGAATGAGCTTGAAAGAGAAATTGATATGTATGACTACAAAATAAAACAGCTTGCCCAAAACAAAGATGCTTTAGAAAACGAAAAGAATTTGATATTTGAGCAACTCATAACACTTGAATATGACATAAAGTCTTCGCAGGAAAATTTAAAAAGTCTAAAGAAATCAAAAGAAGAATTGGAAAAAGATACCTCAAATCTTAAAACTGTCTTGAACAAACTAAAAGAAGATTATAATATTTTGGATAGTAAATTTACTAAAGCGATAGAAGATAAGAACAAAATTGAAGCAGAAATTTCTATATTGAACCATAAGCTTGAAACTCAGAGCTACAGCATGGCTGAAGTGGAAAATAGAAAAATACGTTGTTTTAATGAAAAAGAAAAATGTGAAAAGGAGATAAAAGATATTGAGGAACAGATTTATCACACTTCTGCAGAGATTGAGGAGAAAAAGAAAAAGGTAGAAGAGTTTAAGAGCAGTTTACAGTCGTTTGACAAAGATTATTTAGAACTTTCTGAGCGATACAATTCTGAACAAAAAAGGTTAAGTGAAACTTTAAGTAAAATTCAAGAGATAGAAAAAAAACTTGGACAAATTGCTCTTGAAAAGCATGATCATGAAAACTACATGAAGAATATAAAAGAAAAATATTTTGAAACATTTAATGAAGAAATCCATACTTCAAATAGAGAAATTTTTTGGTCAAAAGAGAAGGAAGATGAGCTTGAAAGGTGCACAGCAGCGCTTTCTGAACTGGGGGAAGTAAAGTTATATTCAATCGATCAGGAGAAAAGACTACAGGAAAGAATGCAATTTTTGCAAAAACAGATTGAAGATTTGCAAAAGACAACAGATGAGTTAAAAAGACTTATTAGTCATCTTGAAAAAAATATGAAAGAGATATTTTTAGAAAACTTTGAAAAAATAAAGAGTTTGTTTTCTGAGATATTTTTTGAACTTTTTGGCGGAGGAAGTTGTGATTTAAAGCTCATAGGTCAGGATGGAGAACTTGGTGTAGATATTGATGTTAAGCCTCCAGGCAAAAAACTCCAAAATATAAATCTTCTTTCGGGTGGAGAAAAGGCTTTAGTAGCAATTGCACTTTTGTTTGCCTTTTTGACGTTTAAAGGTTCTCTTTTGTGCATATTAGACGAGATAGATTCAAGCTTGGATGAGGCAAATGTTCAAAGGTTTGCCCAGTATATAAAGAATTTAAATAGCCAGAGCCAAATCATTATTGTTACCCACAGAAAACCCACAATGGAAATTGCCGACATTCTATATGGTGTTACAATGGAAGAGCGCGGTGTTTCAAAAATTTTATCGTTGAATATAGAAAAAATACAGAAAGGATGA